One window of Cryptobacterium curtum DSM 15641 genomic DNA carries:
- a CDS encoding ParA family protein, protein MITETTEEEKTQPIQAEEQIPIEKRPLKGLDEKKPITHTIGETKIIAIINQKGGVGKSTTAINLSAALGASGKAVLLVDLDPQGNATSGLGIDKGQISYDIYDVLLSDASVDTAIVADVCEGLDVLPATINLAGAEVELVNEMARENRLKSAIGSLRGKYDYILIDCPPSLGLLTVNALVAADKLLIPIQCEFYALEGVTKLLDSMKRVKSMLNPSLDIYGVLLTMYDGRTTLSKQVAEEVRRYFDKTVFTTMIPRTVKLSEAPSYGQPITEYDPLGKGGQAYLSLAKEVIARG, encoded by the coding sequence ATGATTACTGAAACCACTGAAGAAGAAAAAACCCAACCCATCCAGGCTGAAGAGCAGATTCCTATTGAGAAGCGTCCTCTTAAAGGGTTAGATGAAAAGAAACCTATCACTCATACGATTGGTGAAACAAAGATTATTGCCATCATCAATCAAAAAGGTGGGGTTGGTAAATCAACAACAGCTATTAATCTTTCAGCTGCATTAGGCGCAAGTGGAAAAGCTGTTTTACTGGTTGATCTTGACCCACAGGGCAATGCGACAAGCGGGTTAGGGATTGATAAAGGACAGATATCCTACGACATCTATGACGTTCTTCTCTCTGATGCTTCAGTTGATACAGCGATTGTTGCTGATGTTTGTGAAGGATTAGATGTTCTACCGGCAACTATTAATCTTGCCGGTGCTGAAGTAGAGCTCGTTAATGAAATGGCTCGTGAGAATCGCCTTAAGTCAGCCATTGGATCGCTGCGGGGAAAATACGACTACATTCTTATCGACTGCCCCCCATCGCTTGGTCTATTGACGGTTAATGCTCTCGTAGCTGCCGATAAACTTTTGATTCCCATTCAGTGTGAGTTCTATGCGCTTGAAGGTGTGACAAAACTTCTTGATTCAATGAAGCGTGTCAAAAGTATGCTCAATCCAAGTTTGGATATTTATGGGGTTCTTTTAACGATGTATGACGGGCGAACAACGCTCTCAAAGCAGGTCGCAGAAGAAGTTCGCCGCTATTTTGATAAAACGGTATTCACTACGATGATTCCGCGAACCGTAAAACTTTCTGAAGCACCAAGCTATGGACAGCCTATTACCGAGTATGATCCCTTAGGTAAAGGCGGGCAAGCGTATTTATCTTTG
- a CDS encoding protein jag, giving the protein MAELASDIPEGELTSEIQEGIFEVDEVEAVEVSEEIDQVHQVNDQSDDAISEDELDTIADTAIAALEDILKYFNVGEVEIDEYEGDEGELILDITGSDLAVLIGRHGRTLDALQFLISAITSRKIGYRYPIVVDVEGYKNRQREKIESLALSAAKRALSQSRAIKMRPMSPYERRLVHMALRDFEGVQTGSEGEGSSRHVVIEPVD; this is encoded by the coding sequence ATGGCTGAGTTGGCAAGTGATATACCTGAAGGAGAATTAACTTCGGAAATTCAAGAAGGAATTTTTGAAGTAGATGAAGTAGAAGCAGTTGAAGTAAGTGAAGAGATTGATCAAGTGCATCAAGTAAATGATCAGTCAGATGATGCTATATCTGAAGATGAACTTGATACGATTGCTGATACTGCTATTGCTGCTTTAGAAGATATTCTCAAGTATTTCAACGTTGGTGAAGTTGAAATTGACGAATATGAAGGAGATGAAGGCGAACTCATTCTTGATATTACCGGCTCTGACTTGGCTGTTCTCATCGGTCGGCATGGCCGGACGCTTGATGCTTTGCAATTCCTTATTTCAGCGATCACTTCTCGCAAAATAGGATATCGATATCCCATTGTTGTTGATGTTGAAGGGTATAAAAATCGTCAGCGTGAAAAGATAGAATCACTTGCCCTTTCAGCGGCAAAGCGAGCACTTTCCCAAAGTCGTGCGATAAAGATGCGACCAATGAGTCCATATGAGCGTCGTCTTGTCCACATGGCTCTTCGTGATTTTGAAGGAGTGCAAACGGGATCTGAAGGCGAAGGTAGTTCGCGTCATGTCGTTATTGAGCCGGTTGATTAA
- the rsmG gene encoding 16S rRNA (guanine(527)-N(7))-methyltransferase RsmG gives MEQYLKAVLEVNKKVNLTRIDSFKQGLLLHIEDSLGGLPEFMDALLGPALDLGSGGGFPGVPLSLAAERPIVLLDSVEKKVKAVRTILSDLNLGSSISAQVGRAEERALKSPSSFSVVVARAVSSLPSLCELASPLLHNDGQLICYKSNEYRDELEQAKAISKKVAMKFVSARELVLSDDVTERTIIVFEKSGEPTVKLPRRPGMAQKRPYKE, from the coding sequence ATGGAGCAGTATCTTAAGGCTGTGCTTGAGGTAAATAAGAAAGTAAATTTGACGCGCATTGATTCTTTTAAACAAGGATTGTTACTTCATATAGAAGATTCGCTTGGAGGTCTTCCAGAATTTATGGATGCTCTTTTAGGTCCTGCGCTTGATCTTGGTTCGGGTGGAGGCTTTCCTGGTGTTCCCTTATCATTAGCTGCGGAGCGGCCGATAGTTCTTCTTGATTCAGTTGAAAAGAAAGTAAAAGCTGTTCGCACAATTCTCTCTGATCTTAACCTTGGCTCATCTATTTCAGCGCAAGTGGGACGCGCTGAAGAGAGAGCGCTCAAATCCCCCTCTTCATTCAGTGTTGTTGTTGCTCGAGCGGTTTCATCACTTCCTTCACTTTGTGAGCTTGCCTCTCCCCTTCTTCATAATGACGGACAGCTTATTTGCTATAAGTCAAATGAATATCGCGATGAATTAGAACAGGCGAAAGCCATTAGTAAAAAAGTTGCTATGAAATTTGTTTCAGCGCGAGAATTGGTATTAAGTGACGATGTGACAGAGCGAACCATTATTGTGTTTGAAAAATCGGGCGAGCCAACCGTTAAGCTTCCGCGGCGTCCAGGAATGGCTCAGAAACGACCGTATAAAGAGTAG